GATCGGCTCATGAAACAGGATCTGCTGAAACAGCATCCCGCAGTATTGGATACGATGGAGAGCAAGATGAAAGCTTTTATTCAGCAGTATAACAACCGTATGATTGAAAACAAGCTGACGTATAAAAAATAGCATCAATTATTTGCAGGACTTAGATCGGATGCTTCTGTCGGTAATAAATAGAAGGAACTTGGCAAAATCAGGTTCGCAATTAGCAATGCCGAGCGGTATTTGTGACTTCGGGCATTTAGATCGCTACATCGGTTATGAAGGTATAGGAGCACTATTGTTCCGATCAGGGTGAGCAGCTGGGTTCGATAGGTATAAATAGGCTATCTTGCTAAAAAAAAGACCTATACCAAAACGGTATAGGTCTTTTCTTATTTACAGTCTTTAATCAGGCTTAAACACCCAATAATAAACGAGCTGGATCTTCTAATAATTGCTTTACACGTACCAAGAAGCTAACTGATTCACGGCCATCAATGATGCGGTGGTCGTAAGAAAGTGCTATATACATCATTGGACGGATCACCACCTGACCATTTTCAGCAATTGGACGTTGGATGATGTTGTGCATACCCAAGATTGCCGATTGTGGCGCGTTGATGATTGGCGTAGACATCATTGATCCGAATACACCGCCGTTGGTGATTGTAAATGTACCACCGGTCATTTCATCGATCGTTAATTTGTTGTCACGTGCCTTACCTGCCAACGCAGCAATTGCTTTTTCGATCTGCTCCAATGACATGGCATCTGCATTACGAATAACTGGAACTACCAATCCTTTAGGTGCAGAAACCGCGATTGAAACATCTGCGAAATCAGAATATACAATTTCGTTATCTTCAATACGTGCATTGACAGCAGGCCATTCAGCTAACGCAGTGGTTACTGCTTTTGTAAAGAACGACATGAAACCTAGACCGATTCCAAATTTCTCTTTAAAGGTATCTTTATATTTGGCGCGTAAATCCATGATCGGCTGCATATTGACTTCATTGAATGTTGTCAACATCGCTGTTTCGTTTTTAACGGCAACTAGGCGTTTCGCGATCGTTTTCCGTAAGGAAGATAATTTCTCACGACGTTCGTTTCTAGCACCTGCGACGGGAGCAACTGTCGCAGGTGGAGCCGCAGCAGGTTTTGCTGCTGGTGCAGCAGTTTTAGCAACAGGTTGAGCTTTTTCGGCATCTTCTTTAGTGATACGGCCTTCTTTCCCTGTTCCTTTTATTGTAGAAGCATCAATTCCTTTTTCTCTTAAGATTTTTGCAGCAGCAGGAGAAGCTGTACCAGCAGCATAGCTATCTGGATCTTCGTCTTTCGCGGCAGCCGCTGGAGCAGCAGTTGATGATGCTTCCTTAGCAGGGGCAGCAGCTGGAGCTGAATCGCCAGTAGGGGCAGCACCCTCTTCAATTGTACAAACAACAGCACCGATTTCTAAAGTATCACCTTCTTGTGCAATGATTCTTAAGATACCTGCTTTTTCAGCTGGTAATTCAAACGTTGCTTTGTCTGATTCCAGTTCGGCGATGTTTTCATCCATCTCCACATAATCGCCATCTTGTTTCAACCATTGTGATAAGGTTACCTCCGTGATTGATTCACCTACGGTTGGTACTTTAATTTCTAAGCTCATATATAATGTTCTTTATTGACAATTGCGTCCTAGCTATAGGACGCAATTGATTTTAAATTGTTTTTATTCGAATGATTTATTTAAGATTGATGCCTGTTGAGCAACGTGTTGTTTCATGTAACCTGTTGCTGTACTTCCACTTTCTTTGCGGGCAACAAAACCGGTGAATGCAATCTCAGTACCCATGAGTTTACGGCAATAATAAGACCAAGCACCCATGTTTTCGTTTTCTTCCTGAACCCAGACAAACTCTTTCGCTTTTGTGTATTTTTTGCGGATTGCTTTCAATTGATCTGTAGGGATTGGAAACAACTGCTCGATACGAACGATAGCAACATCTTTGCGCTTATCCGCCTCTTGTTTTTCTAATAAGTCGTAATACACTTTACCCGAACAGAACAATACGCGTTTAACATCTTTTGCTGAAACATTAACATCGTCGATTACCTCTTGGAAAACACCTTCTGTAAAGTCTTTTAAAGGCGACACGACTTTTGGATGACGCAACAATGATTTTGGTGTAAATACAATCAATGGTTTGCGGAACTCGCGTACCAGTTGACGACGCAACAAATGGAAGTAGTTTGCAGGTAAAGTACAGTTGGCTAAGATCATATTTTCATCTGCACACAGCTCCAAAAATCTTTCGATACGTGCTGAAGAGTGTTCAGGACCCTGACCTTCCATACCGTGAGGAAGCATCATCACCAATCCGTTGGAGCGTTTCCATTTCGTCTCTGCACTGGATAAATATTGATCAACGATAATTTGAGCACCGTTATAGAAATCTCCGAATTGAGCTTCCCAGATTGTCAACGAATTTGGATTAGAAGATGCATAACCATATTCAAAACCCAAAACAGCATATTCTGAAAGTAACGAATTGTAGATAGAGAATTTATCGCCACCTTTAATATTGGCTAAAGGAACATATTTCTCTTCCGAATCTTCAAGCGTCAATACCGCATGACGGTGTGAGAATGTTCCACGTTGTACATCCTGACCCGAGATACGTACACGGTTACCTTGATCCAATAATGTCGCGTAGGCCATCAATTCACCCATTGCCCAATCGTATGAATCCGTATCGATCATTTTGGCACGGTCTTCAAATAAACGCGTAATCTTACGGAAGAATTTTTTGTCAGCAGGTAAGGTTGTAATTTCTTTTGCTAATTTTAAAAATAGATCCTTTGCTACCTTGGTTTTATCGGAGGTTGTTAATACTTCACCTTTTTTAGCAGGACGCAATCCTTCCCATGCACCTTTAAACATCGGGATCTCTTCAGTCAATACCTCAACTGTTTTAGATTCCTCAAATTTAGTCTGTAGTGTAGCTTTAAATTCCTTCTCGATAGTTTTGGAATATGCTTCGTCAATACTTCCTTCAGAAATTAATTTTTTAGCATACACTTCTTTCGGGTTGGGATGCTTATCGATAAGTTTGTACAACAATGGCTGCGTGAATTTTGGTTCATCGGCCTCATTATGTCCAAATCTTCTGTAACATAAAAGATCGATAAAGACGTCAGTTTTGTATTTCTGACGGTACTCTACAGCTAAATTGATGGCGTATACCACTGCTTCAGCATCATCACCGTTGACATGGAATACAGGTGAAGAAGTGATTTTTGCGACGTCGGTACAATATGTACCCGAACGGGCATCCTTATAGTTTGTTGTAAATCCGATCTGGTTGTTAATGACAATATGTACAGTACCACCAGTTTTGTAACCATCTAGTTTCGACATCTGGGTTACTTCATACACGACACCCTGGCCAGCAATTGCCGCATCACCATGGATGATGATCGGTGCAATTTTCGATGAATCACCATCATATTTGAAGTCGATTTTAGAACGTACCATACCTTCTACAATTGGATCTACCGTTTCCAGGTGTGAAGGGTTAGGAGCCAAACTTAGGTGGACAGATTTGCCATCGTTGGTTTTGACTTCAGAAGAGAAACCCAAGTGGTATTTTACGTCACCACCAAAGTTCACTTCGGGATCGTCGGCATAAGTCTTACCTTCAAATTCAGAAAATACTGACTTGTAAGATTTACCCATAATATTGGTCAATACATTGAGACGGCCACGGTGAGCCATACCAATAACAAATTCCTGAATACCGATTTCTGCTCCTTTTTCGATAACAGAATCTAGCGCAGGGATTAAACTTTCGGCACCTTCAAGTGAGAAACGTTTTTGACCTAAAAACTTAGTACCCAAAAAGTTTTCGAATACGACAGCATGGTTTAATTTGTTTAAGATTCTCTTTTTGGTATCTAAAGAGAATTTAGGCATGTTACGATCCGCTTCCATACGGTCCTGTAACCATTTAATTTTCTCTGGGTTACGGATATATTTGAATTCTGCACCAATGGAACGGCAGTAAGTATCCTCTACCAATTGACGGATGTCTTTTAATGTTGCTGGACCTAAGCCTACTTCAACACCGGCATTGAAAACGGTACTCATGTCTGCTTCAGCAAGACCAAATGTCTCCAATTCCTTGCCAGGATAGTATTTACGTCGCTCACGCACAGGGTTTGTGTGTGTGAATAGGTGACCACGATCGCGGTAGCCATTAATCATGTTCAGCACGTTGATTTCTTTCAAAACGTGCTCAGGAGTAGCTTCACCTACTGAACTTGTTGTTCCACCAGCATTTTGACCGAAATCAAAACCTTCAAAGAATTTTTGCCATCCGAAATCTACCGATTGGGGATCTTGCTTGTACGATTGATATAAGCCATCGACATAAGCCGAATCAGCATTACTCAAATATGTCAGATTGTCCATTTACAATTAAAACTATGAAATTTGTCAAAGTTATGAATAAAAAAAGAGTTTCTAATACTGAAATTGAATAATTTAATCAATAAATCTATCCAATTCTTAACATTTTTAGCATGATTTTAAAGGAGATTCCGGCGTGCTAAAAAGGTCTTTTCCTTCGGAATATTTATTTCCGACGAAGATTTATTTAACCATTATTTCATCCAGTTTTGGAAGTCCATTCGGGAAATGAGTTTTGATCAATTTTTGCCAATCCAGTGCCTTATTATCTTTTTCACTCGTACCTACGCCAGCGACATGAGACCACTGTCCATATACGGTGGCAGGAGAATAGTCCAGCAGGTGCTCTTCATACCAGGAAGCTCCACGAAGCCAATTGACACCATACTCATGCACCAGATAGCTGGCGGCAATAAAGCGTGCCTGATAGGGGATGTAGCCCGTCTTCTGCAATTGAATCATCACACTGTTTATAAAATCATGTTCTGTACGGCCTGATTTCCATTTATCAAATCGTTCGTCATCGCCGTCAGCGGTTGGAAAACCCTGCGGTGCACTAGTGTTAAAGCCCTGTGGTTTAAAAAATATATT
The genomic region above belongs to Sphingobacterium zeae and contains:
- a CDS encoding 2-oxoglutarate dehydrogenase E1 component; the encoded protein is MDNLTYLSNADSAYVDGLYQSYKQDPQSVDFGWQKFFEGFDFGQNAGGTTSSVGEATPEHVLKEINVLNMINGYRDRGHLFTHTNPVRERRKYYPGKELETFGLAEADMSTVFNAGVEVGLGPATLKDIRQLVEDTYCRSIGAEFKYIRNPEKIKWLQDRMEADRNMPKFSLDTKKRILNKLNHAVVFENFLGTKFLGQKRFSLEGAESLIPALDSVIEKGAEIGIQEFVIGMAHRGRLNVLTNIMGKSYKSVFSEFEGKTYADDPEVNFGGDVKYHLGFSSEVKTNDGKSVHLSLAPNPSHLETVDPIVEGMVRSKIDFKYDGDSSKIAPIIIHGDAAIAGQGVVYEVTQMSKLDGYKTGGTVHIVINNQIGFTTNYKDARSGTYCTDVAKITSSPVFHVNGDDAEAVVYAINLAVEYRQKYKTDVFIDLLCYRRFGHNEADEPKFTQPLLYKLIDKHPNPKEVYAKKLISEGSIDEAYSKTIEKEFKATLQTKFEESKTVEVLTEEIPMFKGAWEGLRPAKKGEVLTTSDKTKVAKDLFLKLAKEITTLPADKKFFRKITRLFEDRAKMIDTDSYDWAMGELMAYATLLDQGNRVRISGQDVQRGTFSHRHAVLTLEDSEEKYVPLANIKGGDKFSIYNSLLSEYAVLGFEYGYASSNPNSLTIWEAQFGDFYNGAQIIVDQYLSSAETKWKRSNGLVMMLPHGMEGQGPEHSSARIERFLELCADENMILANCTLPANYFHLLRRQLVREFRKPLIVFTPKSLLRHPKVVSPLKDFTEGVFQEVIDDVNVSAKDVKRVLFCSGKVYYDLLEKQEADKRKDVAIVRIEQLFPIPTDQLKAIRKKYTKAKEFVWVQEENENMGAWSYYCRKLMGTEIAFTGFVARKESGSTATGYMKQHVAQQASILNKSFE
- the odhB gene encoding 2-oxoglutarate dehydrogenase complex dihydrolipoyllysine-residue succinyltransferase, giving the protein MSLEIKVPTVGESITEVTLSQWLKQDGDYVEMDENIAELESDKATFELPAEKAGILRIIAQEGDTLEIGAVVCTIEEGAAPTGDSAPAAAPAKEASSTAAPAAAAKDEDPDSYAAGTASPAAAKILREKGIDASTIKGTGKEGRITKEDAEKAQPVAKTAAPAAKPAAAPPATVAPVAGARNERREKLSSLRKTIAKRLVAVKNETAMLTTFNEVNMQPIMDLRAKYKDTFKEKFGIGLGFMSFFTKAVTTALAEWPAVNARIEDNEIVYSDFADVSIAVSAPKGLVVPVIRNADAMSLEQIEKAIAALAGKARDNKLTIDEMTGGTFTITNGGVFGSMMSTPIINAPQSAILGMHNIIQRPIAENGQVVIRPMMYIALSYDHRIIDGRESVSFLVRVKQLLEDPARLLLGV